A single window of Arvicanthis niloticus isolate mArvNil1 chromosome X, mArvNil1.pat.X, whole genome shotgun sequence DNA harbors:
- the Igsf1 gene encoding immunoglobulin superfamily member 1 isoform X1 yields MMLRTFTLLLFFIWLNRGLTSMAEESQPELWIESNYPQAPWENITLWCKSPSQVSNKFLLLKDNTQMTWIRPPYKTFQVSFFIGALTESTTGLYRCCYWKEKGWSKPSKILELEAPGQLPKPIFWIQAETPPLPGCNVNILCHGWLQDLVFMLFKEGYTEPLDYQAPTGTMAIFSIDNLAPENEGVYICRTHIQMLPTLWSEPSNPLKLVVAGLYPKPTLTAHPGPILAPGESLSLRCQGPIYGMTFALMRLEDLKKSFYYKKPIKNEAYFYFQDLKIQDTGHYLCFYYDGSYRGSLLSDILKIWVTDTFPKTWLLVQPSPVIQMGQNVSLRCGGLMDGVGLALYKEGEEEPLQFLDASSNTGNSSFFLKNVTYRDAGIYSCHYYLTWRTSIKMATYNTVELMVVAWPSSVFKVGKIITLQCRVSHPVLEFSLEWEERTTFQKFSVDGDFIITNIEGQGTGTYSCSYRIEAHPNNWSDRSKPLKLVGPAGFLTWNSILNEGIRVSLTMQLVSLLLLVVWIRWKCRRLRLREAWLLGTAQGVAMLFILMTLLCCGLCNGTLTEEIEIIMPTPKPELWAETNFPLAPWKNLTLWCRSPSGSTKEFVLLKDGTGWIATRPASEQVRAAFPLGALTHSHTGSYHCHSWEEMAVSEPSEALELVGTDILPKPVISASLPIRGQELQIRCKGWLEGLGFALYKKGEQEPVQQLGAVGREAFFTIQRMEDKEEGNYSCRTHTEMQPFKWSEPSVPLELVIKEMYPKPFFKTWASPVVTPGSRVTFNCSTPHEHMSFILYKDGNEIASSDPAWGTPGTSTAHFLIISVGIGDGGNYSCRYYDFSIWSEPSDPVELIVTEFYPRPTLLAQPGPVVLPGKNVTLRCQGIFQGMRFALLQEGTHAPLQFQSASGTSVDFLLHTVGAEDFGNYSCVYYETTMSNRGSYLSTPLMIWVTDTFPRPWLSAEPSSVVTMGQNVTLWCQGPVRGVGYILHKEGEATSMQLWGSTSNEGAFPIINISGASIGRYSCCYHPDWMSPIKIQPSNTLELIVTGLLPKPSLLAQPGPMVAPGENMTLQCQGELPDSTFVLLKEGTRQPLEQQRPSGYRADFWMPVVRDQDSGVYSCVYYLDSAPLAASNHSNSLEIWVTDKPPKPSLSAWPSTVFKLGKDIILQCRGPLPGVEFVLEHDGEEAPQQFSENGDFVIDNMEGKGIGNYSCSYRLQAYPDIWSEPSDSLELVGAAGPVAQECTVGNIVRSTLIVVVVVALGIVLAIEWKKWPRLRTRGSETDGKDQTIVLEECNQEGEPGTTTNSPSSALQEVSVDLTVPI; encoded by the exons ATGATGCTTCGAACCTTCACTCTTTTGCTCTTTTTCATTT GGCTCAATCGGGGTCTAACTTCAATGG CAGAGGAGTCTCAACCAGAGCTATGGATAGAGTCCAACTACCCCCAGGCCCCTTGGGAGAACATCACACTTTGGTGCAAAAGCCCCTCTCAAGTATCCAACAAGTTCCTGCTACTGAAGGATAACACACAGATGACCTGGATTCGTCCTCCTTACAAGACCTTCCAAGTTTCATTCTTCATAGGTGCCCTCACTGAGTCCACTACAGGTCTTTATCGATGCTGCTACTGGAAGGAGAAAGGCTGGTCAAAACCCAGTAAAATTCTAGAGCTAGAAGCACCAG gccaaCTCCCTAAACCTATCTTCTGGATCCAGGCAGAGACTCCCCCTCTTCCTGGATGCAATGTTAATATCCTCTGCCATGGATGGCTTCAGGATTTGGTATTTATGTTGTTTAAAGAGGGATACACAGAGCCCTTAGATTACCAAGCCCCAACTGGGACAATGGCCATCTTCTCCATTGACAACTTGGCACCTGAGAATGAAGGGGTTTACATCTGCCGCACTCATATCCAGATGCTCCCCACTCTGTGGTCAGAGCCCAGCAACCCCCTGAAGTTGGTGGTAGCAG GTCTCTACCCCAAACCAACTCTGACAGCCCATCCTGGGCCCATCCTGGCACCAGGAGAAAGCCTGAGTCTCAGGTGCCAAGGGCCAATATACGGAATGACGTTTGCTTTAATGAGGTTGGAAGACTTGAAGAAATCGTTTTACTACAAGAAGCCAATAAAAAATGAGGCATATTTCTACTTCCAGGATTTGAAGATACAGGATACAGGGCACTACCTCTGTTTTTACTATGATGGGTCATACAGGGGCTCATTGCTTAGTGATATCCTGAAAATCTGGGTGACTG ATACTTTCCCCAAGACCTGGCTACTTGTTCAGCCCAGTCCTGTGATTCAAATGGGTCAAAACGTGAGCCTGAGGTGTGGAGGACTGATGGATGGAGTGGGTCTTGCACTCTataaggagggagaagaagagccCCTTCAGTTTCTGGATGCATCCAGCAACACTGGCAACAGTTCATTCTTCCTAAAGAATGTGACCTACAGGGATGCTGGCATCTATAGCTGCCACTATTACCTTACCTGGAGGACATCCATTAAGATGGCAACATACAACACTGTGGAGCTGATGGTTGTAG CTTGGCCCAGTTCCGTGTTCAAAGTAGGAAAGATCATCACCCTTCAGTGCCGAGTGTCTCATCCAGTACTTGAATTTTCTTTGGAATGGGAAGAAAGAACAACATTCCAAAAGTTCTCAGTAGATGGAGACTTCATCATCACTAACATTGAAGGGCAAGGCACAGGAACCTACAGTTGCAGCTATCGTATCGAGGCACACCCTAACAACTGGTCAGATCGCAGTAAGCCTCTGAAGTTGGTGGGGCCAGCAG GCTTCCTCACCTGGAATTCCATTCTGAATGAAGGTATCAGGGTGTCCCTAACCATGCAGCTTGTTTCCTTGCTGTTGCTAGTGGTGTGGATACGGTGGAAGTGTCGAAGACTGAGACTCAG AGAAGCCTGGTTGTTGGGAACAGCTCAAGGGGTCGCCATGCTCTTCATACTCATGACTCTTCTTTGCTGTG GGCTGTGCAATGGGACATTGACAGAGGAGattg AAATAATCATGCCAACCCCTAAGCCTGAACTGTGGGCAGAGACGAACTTCCCTCTGGCCCCGTGGAAGAACTTAACCCTCTGGTGCAGAAGCCCTTCTGGCTCAACTAAGGAGTTTGTGTTACTGAAGGACGGGACCGGGTGGATTGCAACTCGTCCGGCCTCAGAGCAGGTCCGGGCTGCCTTCCCTCTTGGCGCCCTGACCCACAGCCACACCGGGAGTTACCACTGCCATTCATGGGAGGAGATGGCTGTGTCGGAGCCTAGTGAAGCACTTGAACTAGTGGGGACAG ACATCCTTCCCAAACCTGTCATTTCGGCTTCCCTTCCAATCCGGGGCCAGGAACTGCAGATCCGCTGTAAAGGATGGCTGGAAGGTTTAGGGTTTGCTCTGTATAAGAAGGGAGAGCAAGAACCTGTCCAGCAACTTGGTGCTGTTGGGAGAGAAGCCTTCTTTACAATTCAAAGAATGGAGGATAAAGAGGAGGGCAATTACAGCTGCCGCACTCACACGGAAATGCAGCCCTTCAAGTGGTCTGAGCCCAGTGTGCCCCTGGAGCTTGTCATAAAAG aaatgTACCCCAAGCCTTTCTTCAAGACATGGGCTAGCCCCGTGGTCACTCCTGGTTCCCGAGTGACTTTCAATTGTTCTACCCCCCATGAACACATGAGCTTTATTCTTTATAAGGATGGCAATGAAATTGCATCCAGTGACCCAGCTTGGGGAACCCCAGGAACTAGTACAGCCCACTTTCTGATCATTTCAGTGGGCATTGGTGATGGAGGAAACTATAGCTGCCGTTATTATGACTTTTCCATCTGGTCTGAGCCCAGTGACCCCGTGGAGCTCATTGTGACAG AATTCTACCCCAGACCCACTCTTCTGGCACAACCAGGCCCCGTGGTGCTTCCTGGGAAGAATGTGACCCTGCGCTGCCAAGGAATTTTCCAGGGCATGAGGTTTGCCCTCTTACAGGAGGGCACTCATGCTCCCTTACAGTTCCAGAGTGCCTCGGGGACCTCAGTTGACTTTCTCCTCCATACTGTTGGAGCAGAGGACTTTGGGAACTACAGCTGTGTCTACTATGAGACAACCATGTCTAACAGAGGCTCATACCTTAGTACCCCCCTTATGATCTGGGTGACTG ACACATTCCCCAGACCATGGTTGTCTGCTGAGCCTAGTTCTGTGGTCACCATGGGGCAGAATGTTACTCTATGGTGTCAAGGACCAGTCCGTGGAGTTGGGTACATTCTGCACAAAGAAGGTGAAGCCACTTCGATGCAGCTTTGGGGGTCCACTAGTAATGAAGGAGCATTCCCTATCATCAATATATCTGGTGCTAGCATAGGCCGTTATAGCTGCTGTTACCACCCTGACTGGATGAGCCCAATCAAGATACAGCCTAGCAACACTCTGGAACTCATAGTCACCG GTTTACTCCCCAAGCCCAGCCTGTTAGCCCAGCCTGGTCCCATGGTAGCCCCTGGAGAAAACATGACTCTTCAATGTCAAGGAGAACTGCCAGATTCAACATTTGTCCTGTTGAAGGAAGGGACACGACAGCCCTTAGAACAACAGAGGCCAAGTGGGTACAGAGCTGACTTCTGGATGCCAGTGGTGAGGGATCAAGATTCTGGTGTTTACAGCTGTGTTTATTATCTGGATTCTGCTCCCCTTGCGGCATCGAATCACAGCAACTCTCTAGAGATCTGGGTGACCG ATAAGCCCCCTAAACCCTCACTGTCAGCCTGGCCCAGTACTGTGTTCAAACTAGGCAAGGACATCATCCTTCAGTGCCGGGGACCCCTGCCAGGAGTTGAATTTGTGCTAGAACATGATGGAGAAGAGGCCCCCCAACAGTTCTCGGAGAATGGAGATTTTGTCATCGACAACATGGAAGGGAAAGGCATTGGAAACTACAGTTGCAGCTACCGGCTACAGGCCTACCCTGACATCTGGTCAGAGCCCAgtgattccctggagctggttGGAGCAGCAG GGCCTGTTGCTCAAGAGTGCACTGTGGGTAACATTGTCCGAAGTACCCTGATTGTGGTGGTTGTGGTAGCCTTGGGGATAGTGCTAGCCATAGAGTGGAAGAAATGGCCTCGACTTCGGACTAG GGGCTCTGAGACAGATGGAAAAGATCAGACCATAGTCCTTGAAGAGTGCAACCAAGAAGGAGAACCGGGCACTACCACCAATTCTCCTTCATCTGCCTTGCAGGAAGTTTCAGTGGATCTGACAGTCCCAATATAA
- the Igsf1 gene encoding immunoglobulin superfamily member 1 isoform X2 yields the protein MMLRTFTLLLFFIWLNRGLTSMAEESQPELWIESNYPQAPWENITLWCKSPSQVSNKFLLLKDNTQMTWIRPPYKTFQVSFFIGALTESTTGLYRCCYWKEKGWSKPSKILELEAPGQLPKPIFWIQAETPPLPGCNVNILCHGWLQDLVFMLFKEGYTEPLDYQAPTGTMAIFSIDNLAPENEGVYICRTHIQMLPTLWSEPSNPLKLVVAGLYPKPTLTAHPGPILAPGESLSLRCQGPIYGMTFALMRLEDLKKSFYYKKPIKNEAYFYFQDLKIQDTGHYLCFYYDGSYRGSLLSDILKIWVTDTFPKTWLLVQPSPVIQMGQNVSLRCGGLMDGVGLALYKEGEEEPLQFLDASSNTGNSSFFLKNVTYRDAGIYSCHYYLTWRTSIKMATYNTVELMVVAWPSSVFKVGKIITLQCRVSHPVLEFSLEWEERTTFQKFSVDGDFIITNIEGQGTGTYSCSYRIEAHPNNWSDRSKPLKLVGPAGFLTWNSILNEGIRVSLTMQLVSLLLLVVWIRWKCRRLRLREAWLLGTAQGVAMLFILMTLLCCGLCNGTLTEEIEIIMPTPKPELWAETNFPLAPWKNLTLWCRSPSGSTKEFVLLKDGTGWIATRPASEQVRAAFPLGALTHSHTGSYHCHSWEEMAVSEPSEALELVGTDILPKPVISASLPIRGQELQIRCKGWLEGLGFALYKKGEQEPVQQLGAVGREAFFTIQRMEDKEEGNYSCRTHTEMQPFKWSEPSVPLELVIKEMYPKPFFKTWASPVVTPGSRVTFNCSTPHEHMSFILYKDGNEIASSDPAWGTPGTSTAHFLIISVGIGDGGNYSCRYYDFSIWSEPSDPVELIVTEFYPRPTLLAQPGPVVLPGKNVTLRCQGIFQGMRFALLQEGTHAPLQFQSASGTSVDFLLHTVGAEDFGNYSCVYYETTMSNRGSYLSTPLMIWVTDTFPRPWLSAEPSSVVTMGQNVTLWCQGPVRGVGYILHKEGEATSMQLWGSTSNEGAFPIINISGASIGRYSCCYHPDWMSPIKIQPSNTLELIVTGLLPKPSLLAQPGPMVAPGENMTLQCQGELPDSTFVLLKEGTRQPLEQQRPSGYRADFWMPVVRDQDSGVYSCVYYLDSAPLAASNHSNSLEIWVTDKPPKPSLSAWPSTVFKLGKDIILQCRGPLPGVEFVLEHDGEEAPQQFSENGDFVIDNMEGKGIGNYSCSYRLQAYPDIWSEPSDSLELVGAAGALRQMEKIRP from the exons ATGATGCTTCGAACCTTCACTCTTTTGCTCTTTTTCATTT GGCTCAATCGGGGTCTAACTTCAATGG CAGAGGAGTCTCAACCAGAGCTATGGATAGAGTCCAACTACCCCCAGGCCCCTTGGGAGAACATCACACTTTGGTGCAAAAGCCCCTCTCAAGTATCCAACAAGTTCCTGCTACTGAAGGATAACACACAGATGACCTGGATTCGTCCTCCTTACAAGACCTTCCAAGTTTCATTCTTCATAGGTGCCCTCACTGAGTCCACTACAGGTCTTTATCGATGCTGCTACTGGAAGGAGAAAGGCTGGTCAAAACCCAGTAAAATTCTAGAGCTAGAAGCACCAG gccaaCTCCCTAAACCTATCTTCTGGATCCAGGCAGAGACTCCCCCTCTTCCTGGATGCAATGTTAATATCCTCTGCCATGGATGGCTTCAGGATTTGGTATTTATGTTGTTTAAAGAGGGATACACAGAGCCCTTAGATTACCAAGCCCCAACTGGGACAATGGCCATCTTCTCCATTGACAACTTGGCACCTGAGAATGAAGGGGTTTACATCTGCCGCACTCATATCCAGATGCTCCCCACTCTGTGGTCAGAGCCCAGCAACCCCCTGAAGTTGGTGGTAGCAG GTCTCTACCCCAAACCAACTCTGACAGCCCATCCTGGGCCCATCCTGGCACCAGGAGAAAGCCTGAGTCTCAGGTGCCAAGGGCCAATATACGGAATGACGTTTGCTTTAATGAGGTTGGAAGACTTGAAGAAATCGTTTTACTACAAGAAGCCAATAAAAAATGAGGCATATTTCTACTTCCAGGATTTGAAGATACAGGATACAGGGCACTACCTCTGTTTTTACTATGATGGGTCATACAGGGGCTCATTGCTTAGTGATATCCTGAAAATCTGGGTGACTG ATACTTTCCCCAAGACCTGGCTACTTGTTCAGCCCAGTCCTGTGATTCAAATGGGTCAAAACGTGAGCCTGAGGTGTGGAGGACTGATGGATGGAGTGGGTCTTGCACTCTataaggagggagaagaagagccCCTTCAGTTTCTGGATGCATCCAGCAACACTGGCAACAGTTCATTCTTCCTAAAGAATGTGACCTACAGGGATGCTGGCATCTATAGCTGCCACTATTACCTTACCTGGAGGACATCCATTAAGATGGCAACATACAACACTGTGGAGCTGATGGTTGTAG CTTGGCCCAGTTCCGTGTTCAAAGTAGGAAAGATCATCACCCTTCAGTGCCGAGTGTCTCATCCAGTACTTGAATTTTCTTTGGAATGGGAAGAAAGAACAACATTCCAAAAGTTCTCAGTAGATGGAGACTTCATCATCACTAACATTGAAGGGCAAGGCACAGGAACCTACAGTTGCAGCTATCGTATCGAGGCACACCCTAACAACTGGTCAGATCGCAGTAAGCCTCTGAAGTTGGTGGGGCCAGCAG GCTTCCTCACCTGGAATTCCATTCTGAATGAAGGTATCAGGGTGTCCCTAACCATGCAGCTTGTTTCCTTGCTGTTGCTAGTGGTGTGGATACGGTGGAAGTGTCGAAGACTGAGACTCAG AGAAGCCTGGTTGTTGGGAACAGCTCAAGGGGTCGCCATGCTCTTCATACTCATGACTCTTCTTTGCTGTG GGCTGTGCAATGGGACATTGACAGAGGAGattg AAATAATCATGCCAACCCCTAAGCCTGAACTGTGGGCAGAGACGAACTTCCCTCTGGCCCCGTGGAAGAACTTAACCCTCTGGTGCAGAAGCCCTTCTGGCTCAACTAAGGAGTTTGTGTTACTGAAGGACGGGACCGGGTGGATTGCAACTCGTCCGGCCTCAGAGCAGGTCCGGGCTGCCTTCCCTCTTGGCGCCCTGACCCACAGCCACACCGGGAGTTACCACTGCCATTCATGGGAGGAGATGGCTGTGTCGGAGCCTAGTGAAGCACTTGAACTAGTGGGGACAG ACATCCTTCCCAAACCTGTCATTTCGGCTTCCCTTCCAATCCGGGGCCAGGAACTGCAGATCCGCTGTAAAGGATGGCTGGAAGGTTTAGGGTTTGCTCTGTATAAGAAGGGAGAGCAAGAACCTGTCCAGCAACTTGGTGCTGTTGGGAGAGAAGCCTTCTTTACAATTCAAAGAATGGAGGATAAAGAGGAGGGCAATTACAGCTGCCGCACTCACACGGAAATGCAGCCCTTCAAGTGGTCTGAGCCCAGTGTGCCCCTGGAGCTTGTCATAAAAG aaatgTACCCCAAGCCTTTCTTCAAGACATGGGCTAGCCCCGTGGTCACTCCTGGTTCCCGAGTGACTTTCAATTGTTCTACCCCCCATGAACACATGAGCTTTATTCTTTATAAGGATGGCAATGAAATTGCATCCAGTGACCCAGCTTGGGGAACCCCAGGAACTAGTACAGCCCACTTTCTGATCATTTCAGTGGGCATTGGTGATGGAGGAAACTATAGCTGCCGTTATTATGACTTTTCCATCTGGTCTGAGCCCAGTGACCCCGTGGAGCTCATTGTGACAG AATTCTACCCCAGACCCACTCTTCTGGCACAACCAGGCCCCGTGGTGCTTCCTGGGAAGAATGTGACCCTGCGCTGCCAAGGAATTTTCCAGGGCATGAGGTTTGCCCTCTTACAGGAGGGCACTCATGCTCCCTTACAGTTCCAGAGTGCCTCGGGGACCTCAGTTGACTTTCTCCTCCATACTGTTGGAGCAGAGGACTTTGGGAACTACAGCTGTGTCTACTATGAGACAACCATGTCTAACAGAGGCTCATACCTTAGTACCCCCCTTATGATCTGGGTGACTG ACACATTCCCCAGACCATGGTTGTCTGCTGAGCCTAGTTCTGTGGTCACCATGGGGCAGAATGTTACTCTATGGTGTCAAGGACCAGTCCGTGGAGTTGGGTACATTCTGCACAAAGAAGGTGAAGCCACTTCGATGCAGCTTTGGGGGTCCACTAGTAATGAAGGAGCATTCCCTATCATCAATATATCTGGTGCTAGCATAGGCCGTTATAGCTGCTGTTACCACCCTGACTGGATGAGCCCAATCAAGATACAGCCTAGCAACACTCTGGAACTCATAGTCACCG GTTTACTCCCCAAGCCCAGCCTGTTAGCCCAGCCTGGTCCCATGGTAGCCCCTGGAGAAAACATGACTCTTCAATGTCAAGGAGAACTGCCAGATTCAACATTTGTCCTGTTGAAGGAAGGGACACGACAGCCCTTAGAACAACAGAGGCCAAGTGGGTACAGAGCTGACTTCTGGATGCCAGTGGTGAGGGATCAAGATTCTGGTGTTTACAGCTGTGTTTATTATCTGGATTCTGCTCCCCTTGCGGCATCGAATCACAGCAACTCTCTAGAGATCTGGGTGACCG ATAAGCCCCCTAAACCCTCACTGTCAGCCTGGCCCAGTACTGTGTTCAAACTAGGCAAGGACATCATCCTTCAGTGCCGGGGACCCCTGCCAGGAGTTGAATTTGTGCTAGAACATGATGGAGAAGAGGCCCCCCAACAGTTCTCGGAGAATGGAGATTTTGTCATCGACAACATGGAAGGGAAAGGCATTGGAAACTACAGTTGCAGCTACCGGCTACAGGCCTACCCTGACATCTGGTCAGAGCCCAgtgattccctggagctggttGGAGCAGCAG GGGCTCTGAGACAGATGGAAAAGATCAGACCATAG